In Heyndrickxia vini, the sequence TCATAGCCCATTAATTGTGAAGCATGGATACCCATATGCAATACTTGAAGCATATTTCCTGTTCCAAGAGGATACCATGGGTCAAAAATATCATCGTGACCGAAGCAAATATTTAGCCCAGCTTCCTGCAACTCTTTTACCCGTGTTAGCCCTCTTCTTTTTGGATACGTATCAAATCTCCCTTGAAGGTGAATATTCACAAGTGGATTCGATACAAAATTAATGGAAGAAAGTTTTAATAGGCGGAATAACTTATACGTATAAGCATCATTGTATGAGCCCATTGCCGTTGTATGGCTTGCTGTAGTGCGAGTACCTATTCCACGTTCGTATGCCTCTTTTGCGACAACCTCAACAAAGCGTGATTGTTCATCATCGATTTCATCGCAATGAATATCAACTAATCGGTTATACTTTTCAGCAAGGTCAAAGGCTATTTTTAATGAATCCACTCCATATTCTCTCGTAAATTCAAAATGAGGAATTCCCCCCACTACATCCGCACCCATCTTCAATGATTCCTCAAGCAGTTCAACTCCATTTGGATAGGAAAGGATGCCTTCTTGCGGAAAAGCAACAAGTTGAATATCTACGAAGGATGCCAATTCTTCCTTTACTTCAAGCATTGCTTTTAAAGCTGTTAATTCTGGATCTGTTACATCTACATGTGTGCGAACGTGCTGAATCCCTTGAGCCATTTGCCATTTTAATGCATGTTTCGCTCTTGTTTTCACATCTTCACTTGTTAATGACTCTTTTCGCTGCGCCCATCTTTGGATCCCTTCAAACAAGGTGCCGCTTTTATTCCACTCCGGTTCACCAGCTGTTAGCGTTGTATCTAAATGGATATGTGGCTCAATAAACGGAGGAAGCACAAGTGACCCATTTACATCAATGACTTCCTTTCCTTCAATATCTCCAAGTGTTTGCGTCACTTTATTGAACTTGCAGTCTTCGATTAATAAGTGCCACAGTCCATCTTTTCCTCTAAGCTTTGCATTTTTAATAATCACCGATTACCCCACCCTTATCATTTATTTTACTCATTTCTTCCTTTTTCTGAGGCAGACATTTCATCACAACAACATAAATAATGGCAGATCCTAATAATGCATTGATCGGAGGGATACCCGGTACAAATTTTGCAATGGCAACCCCACCTACCCATGCAAAGATCGAAACCCAGTTAACTGCTTTAAATCTCATCGTTTCAAATGGTTCATATTTTCCACGTTTTAAGATAAAATAATCTGCTAATATAATCGCTCCAATCGATGGCAATGTGGAGCCTAAAATCGTCAAAAATCCAACAAAGTTATTATAAAGCCACATGGCTGCAATTGTACCGACAATTCCGTTAAAGACAACCACTTTATGCTTCGATATTTTTGTAATATTGGCAAACCCTAATCCTGAAGCATATAACGCGCTATCATTGGTTGTCCAAATATTTAATCCAAGGACAATAATGGCCGGAACAATGAGCCCTTGTAAAAACATAACATCCGAAACATCTGATTTTCCAAAAGCAATGGCTCCGATTGCACCGAATAAAAACATCAGGGTGTTTCCAAGAAAGAAGGCAATTACAATCGCCGTTACTGCTGAACGTGATGTTTTAGCAAAACGGGCAAAATCCGGCGTAAGCGTACCACCACTAATAAAGGAGCCGATACAAACCGTTAATGCTGCTGCAAGACCCATTGTCTGAGTTGGTTCATAGTCAAGCAACCCTTTAAGTCCGCCAATCGTTCCAGCTGCATCAAACATTGAATAACTCCCGAAAATGGCAATTGCAGGAACCGCGACAAACCCTAATACGGTTAAGGCCTTTATTCCAAATATCGCTGACGCCGTCATCATTAAACCTAATATAGCAATTAGCACATACACATTAATCCCAGTCGCTTTTTCTACCGGAACAGCAAACATCGCAAGACCGACACCGAACCATCCTACCTGGGTTGTAGCTAATAAAAATGAAGATAAATATGAACCTTTATCTCCAAAGGCATATTTCGTCAACAAATGGGTGGATAACCCCGTTTTTGCTGCAATATAAGCCAATGCACCTGTATATAAGCCCAAAATGAAATTCCCTGTCAGTACAATCCAAATGAACTGGACAAGCGTCAACCCGCTTCCTAACGTCCCTCCAGACCACATACTCGCTGAAAAAAAGGTGAAAGAGAGCATGACCGCAAGAATCTTCCAAAAACCATTACGATTCGTCTGAGGCACAGCCTGAAACGAGAACTCTTTATCTACATTTGACATACCAATTCCCCCAATAAATTAGTTGATTAGAAACTGGTACCGAAGAAGACTTCGATAATTTAGACGATTAGGAAATAAAAAAAGCTTCTTGCCAATACCTGACAAGAAGCTTTTTCTACAAAATGAACAATAGATATCCTACACTTAGGCTACCCAAGCAATGCTCATTATTTCCGCTGTCCTTGTCAGCCTCTCTGGACTGAATTAAAGGTACCAGTATTTAATTAAGGTATATTATTGCACAATATTGTTAGTTTGTCATCTCATAAATTTTTGTTATTTATTATTCACACAAATACTTCACGGTTCTTATTTAATTTGTTATTTTTAGAATTGAAGCTAAACAAGATAAATTAATGGAGGATATTAAAAAATGGGACCTAAAGAACTTGGCAAGAGAATTAAACAAATGAGAACAAAGAAAAAACTTACACAAGCTGCTCTTGCTGAATTAGTAGGGATTACAAAAAGTCATATTTCGAAAATTGAAAATGGTGTTGCTACTCCTAGTTTAGTAACTCTCTCAAGTATTGCTGAAACTTTGGATTCCCCCATGTCTTGGTTTGTTATTCAGGAAGAGCATGAAGGATTATCCATTGTAAGAAAAAGTGATCGGAAAGAAAATGTCGCTAAAAATGAAATTGGCTACGACTATGAGTTATTAGCAAATAAAAGTTTTATGAGTAATATTAATCCTACGATTGTTACTGTCTTACAGGGTGCAGAAGAAGTTGAGCCGTATCTCCATAATAATGACGAGTTTATATATGTTCTTACTGGGGCCATCAAACTAATTTATGATGGGGTTATTTATAACTTGGTTGAAGGGGATTCAGCTTATTTTTCAGGAAGAAAACCACATATATTTATCAGCAATAGTCAGGAGGTTTCAAAAGTATTAACCATTTATGTTGAAGAATAAACTTGGCTCATAAGTCGTTAAAAATAAATAAAAATACTACTTGAGTGGAAACCCCCTTTACAAAATATTTATACTATTATAAATTATATATATCTTATTCAACAAAGTTGAATTATAGGAAACTATTTTCAAAGGGGGCCATATGATGGTTATTTCAAGAGTAAAGGGTTTCTATCAATTATCAGTAGATGAAAGAGTAGATCTTATTACTAAAGGAATAGATTTAACAGAGGATGAAATAAATGTATTGTCTAATGGTATGACGTTGGATTTAGCTGACGCTATGGTTGAGAATGTGATTGGACAAATTGGTATTCCGTTAGGAGTTGCTGCCAATTTTAAAGTAAACGGTAAGGATGTTTTTATTCCGATGGCTACAGAGGAACCTTCCGTCATTGCGGCAGCAAGTAATGCCGCTAGGGCAGCATATGATTTAGGCGGTATTCACACAGCAACTTCCGGAACAATCATGCGCGGACAGATTCAAGTGTTAGATATTTGTGATCCATATGCAGCAAGAGCAAGGATATTTGAGAACAAAGAGGAAATTATTGAACAATGCAATTTAAAAGATCCTACCTTGGTGAGCTTAGGAGGGGGAGTAAAAGATATTGAGGTACATCTAGTAAACACTGTTAAGGAAACAATGCTAGTTATCCATTTAATAGTGGATACAAAGGATGCGATGGGAGCAAATGCAGTAAATACAATGGCGGAATCTGTTTCTCCATTAATTGAGAAAATTACCGGGGGAAGAGTTGTTTTACGTATTATAACGAATCTAGCTGATAAACGAGTTGTTAGAGCCCGAGGAGTTTTTTCTTCAGAAATGTTGGGGGGAGAAGAGATTGTAAAAAATATTGTAAGCGCTTTTGAATTTGCTGATGCAGATCCTTATCGTGCAGCAACACATAATAAAGGGGTCATGAACGGAATTACCTCAGTAGTTCTGGCAACCGGGAATGACACACGTGCTGTAGAAGCAGGGGCACACGCATATGCTTCTAGAACTGGAAGATATCGTTCCCTTACGACTTGGGAGTTAAATAATGAAGGGAATTTAGTAGGAACGTTAGAAGTCCCAATGGCAGTCGGAATTATTGGGGGTGCAACGAAAACTGGTCTTCTGTCAAGAAAGTAGACAATAAAAATCGAGACTTTTTTAATAAAACACTACCGCACTTCGTTTGCTGGGGTGTTAGAAATAATCAGTCCAAAACCACGACTGATTATTTCTAACACCAAATGGCTAATTTATGAGGTATACTCCACTTCATTTTGTTGCTGTTTTTTCTCGAATTGGTTAGGAGAACAATTATCCAAAGTGGTATGTTTTCTTTTTCCATTATAAAAACTACTAATATAGTAATTTATTGCCTTTACAGCTTCCTCTCTTGTTTTAAAGCGTCTTCTGTAAATTAAATCTTTTTTGATTGTGGCATGGAATGATTCAATGCAGGCGTTATCGTATGGGTCACCTTTTTTACTCATGCTTATTTGTGCATTCTGTTCTTTCAAGATATCAATGTAATCATGCGAACAATATTGAGAGCCGCGATCAGAATGATGAATAAACCCGTCTTCGGGCTGCCTTGAAACAATCGCCATATTTAACGCTTGTATGGCTAACTCCTTTTTCATGTGAGTGGCAAGACTCCACCCTACAATTTTTCTAGAGAATAAATCCATAATCGACGATAAGTACAGCCATCCTTCCAACGTCCAAATATATGTAATGTCAGCTACCCAAACCTTATTGGGTTCCTCTACATCAAATTGTCGGTTAAGTAGGTTAGGTAAATAGTTAAATCATGATTAGAATCTGTAGTAACTACGTACTTTTCTATTGGAGTAGCTCTTAACCCCATTTCCTTCATCATTCGTGCCACTGTTTTTTGCGAAATACTATACCCCCATTCCATTAGGTCATCGTGAACTCTAGGGCTTCCATAGGTTCCGTAACTCTCGTGAAAAGATCTACTAATTTTTTGTTGGATCTCTAAACGGTAATATTCCTTCTTAGAAAGAGGATTATTCTGGACCCTTAGCCACTTGTAGTACCCACTAGTTGATACTTCTAAAACTTTACACATCTTCCACACAGCGTATTCATCTGAGTGGGCTTGAATGAAGGCGTAAATTACTTTTGGCTTTTTGTGAAGATGTGCATGGCCTTTTTTAGGATTTCATTTTCCTCTCTTAACTGTTCTATTTCCCTTTCGTGTTGTTTCTTAAGATCTTCCAGTTCTTTGGGTGTAATATAATCTGGCTTCTTACTGTTCAATTTCTCCCTGTATGCCTTAACCCAGATAATGAGGGTCTTATAAGGGATCTCAAGCTCATAGGCAACTTCTGTTGCTTTTCTGCCTTCCTCCACAACTAACTTTGAAACATACTCTTTGTATTCTTGTGAATGATGCTTCCCCATGTGAACACGTCCTTTTAAATGTTGATTCAATTATAAACTAAATCTCGTTTTCCAGTGTCCACTTTTAAGACTAACCTCATTCTATCCCCATTTACTTCCACTTTTTAGTTTACTTTCTTTAAATTCCGAATCTTCTTCAGCAGAATAATCTGCATATGACTACCTATCAAATACAAGAACATAGGTTTTTCGATCATCGTCATCATATTGGACGACCACAGAAATAACCGTTTTGTTACCTTCATCTAATTGGATAGTTTTTTTAGTTTCGCCTTCAATCTTTATCGTTGAACTACTGTGCACTGCTACTGGTGAAATTGTGACATTTTTGGTTTCTTTATCTACTGCGATATGGTAAGTAAATTCATCCTTAACAAATGTACTATCCCATGTACCTGTTGAAACTGTGAGAGATGAAAGCATCGCCTTACTTGTTTTTTGTTCCGTCGTACTAGGCAACTGTTGTGGTGTACCTGCTGTTGTTTTCTGCACTGTAACAGCTTGGCCACCTTTTTGATTGTTTTGTTGTATGTTTGTATTACGATTTGTGCTGGTCGTTGGACCAATTGATGGTTTAGTACTAATAGTGGTACCAGGGGTTGACTTGCCAGGTGATTTACCTGGTGACTTATCATTACTCTTTAATCGTTTGACATGAAAGTTATACGTTTTTGACTCCCCATTTTCTGCTGTTACCGTAATGCGAATAGTGCTTTCACCGACAGGAACATTCACTGTCATCCCATTCTTTGTGACTGATTTATTATTGATCTTAATGGTCGAAGTCTTTTTCATAGCAGTCGGAATAATTTTGATCCTCTCTTCGTTGTTTAAACCTTCAATGTTATAGGTAGTAGTACTTGGAGAAAAACGTGGGGATAGCACCCCATCTGATAGTTCAATATGTTTTAGTGAATTATCTCCATTCTGCTCTCTAGTAATTGTAAGTTTATACGTACTAGATTCATTCGTTCCGTTATTAACTGTAATTAGAAAAAGATTTTCTCCAGTTTTAAGTGAATACGTTTCGGAAGTTCCATTTCCTACATTTTTTCCGTTAACGGTAATTTGAGCACTCGAAGTATTACTTTTTAAAAGCAAATTAATCTCCTGAACCTTATTTTCCACCGTAGCGGAGTATACCTTTACATCCGATGAGAAAGCTTGGTCAAGTTTCAGCCCACTAATTTCCAATTCCGATAATAGATTAGACTTCTGGGCAGTTTGGATTGCTGTTACACTTTCTGCAAAAGAATAAGGTATGTAACTAACCGATCCTAATCCGATCACCGAGGCAGTAAGTAAAATCTTTAATTTTCTCGAGTTCACCATCAACTAATCCTCCAATCAACTGTTTGTTCAATAGTGAATAGTGGATTAACTATACCAATCGAAGCTTAAATTTTGCTTAATTTATATTCTTATAACCTTCATTTACCTATAGTCCGGTTCGTGATGGATCCAAATGGTTAGTTATTCCTCAACATCTCCGCAAGTTCATATAAAGAATGGTATTGTAAAATTTGATAGTTCCTTCCATCCTTTTTCAAGTAGTTTTTCTCACAAAATTGTGTAAGTACATGCAGTAAGTGCCGATAGGATACACCTAAATAATCACAAACCGTTACGTGTTTCTCCTTATAAATCCCTTCATCGGCAGTTTGTAATATAAAGTCCGCAAGCCGGTTTTCAAGTGGGAAAGCGAGGCTTTGTGAATACTTAGCTGCCATAAGTGTCGCTTTTGCACTTAAAAATTTGGTTAATTCTCGGAGAAATTTTGCATCCTCCAGTAATTGTGTACGATATCGATGAAACGGAAGCGCAAAACAAATTGTCTTCGTTGATGCTTGAATACCCTTCGTATAATACACATCATTTAATAATTCCATTTCCCCAATGTAATCATGGGTATTAATCATATTAATTAAGGATACTTTCCCATTTTGATGTGTTACATATATTTTTGCCTTTCCTTCCATTACATAAAATAAAAAGTCCGGTCTCATGCCCTCTTTGATAATCCATTCATCCCGTCTGTATTCATGCACCTCCAAATACTCTTCAATTTGAAAGGAAAATAGATGTGCTATTGAGTTATTCTCCAAATACAACCTCTTCTTCTCGCCTTTATAAACTTCCATCTCCCACCTCAGAATATGAGATATCTCCTATTTTTTAAATGTAATTCCATGATATCATCCAATCATTGAGGGGGAAAGTAATGAATACACAACGCTGGATGAGTACACGCTTTTTAGTTTTTTTATGACATGGGGCATTTTTCTACCTTTTTGGTCAGGATGGATGATTTATACAAAAGGAATTACAGTCTCACAAGCTAGCTTGATCATGAGCTGCGGTTTAGTCGCAAGAGGTTTGTCCACATTATTTGCCTTTCCTTATTTATCAGGGAAATTTAGCAGTAAACTCCTATTGAATGTGGCGGGAATCGGCACACTGGTTGCTTTACTCTGTTATATTCCGGCAATCTCGTATGCTAGCTTACTAGTAGTAACCATCGTTTTACATTTATTTTACCCAATGTTGATGCCTGCATTAGATAGTGCTGCAAGCCTTCTAGTGAAGAGCAAACAACTACAGCATTACGGAAGAAGTCGCCAGTGGGGATCCATTGGGTTTGTCTCGGTCGGAATCATACTAACCATTTTTACAGGAATGTTTGGGGATAAGGTGATTTTTTGGGCACTTTTTCTTGGAATAATTGGGTTTGTATGTCTTAGTTTTATGCGCGCACCTGATATATTGTCTGAAAAGACGCAAGTAGATCAAACTCAGAAGGTGAGCATATTTCAATTATTCCGTATCAAGCACTTTGGCTTAGTGCTCATAATCGTTATTTTACTGCAAGCGGCACATGCCACCTATTACAACTATGGTTATATTTTCTTACAAGATATCCATGCACCGATATATCTAATTGGTCTCATTATTAACATTGCTGTAATTGCAGAAATTGTCTTCTTCTCCATTGCAGATAAACGCTTCAATAAATTTTCAATAGGCTCTTTGTTGATATTAGCGGCACTTGGTTCTTCCATACGCTGGATATTAGTGTTTACCTTTCCAAATGTAATTGTATTCTGTGTTGCGCAAACTTTACATGCATTCTCGTTTGCCATGGGGCATTTTGCCTTTATGAAATACTTAATCAACAACATTTCACACGCACAGGTACCAAAAGCTCAAGGCATGTATTCGGCGCTTGCACTTAGCTGGAGCACCGCGGTGTTTACAATTTTCGGCGGCTATTTATACGAGATTGAGCCAAGGTATGCCTTTCTCGGAATGATCATTTGTACTCTACCGGCAATGATACTTGCTCTTGTATATCGAAAGCTTTCACTCAGAAAGGAAATCATACGTTCAATTTAAATTGTTTAGTAATATTACAAAGCTGATTTAAAAATAATGTTTTAGCAATTAGCCAAGTACAATTATCAGGTTTTAACTGGCACTCCTTATGGAAAGAATAAACTTAATCTCTTTTGTAAAACTTCTAAGACTTCTGGAGGCAATTCTTTGACCTTGATATCCTCACCGAGGAAAAGTAGCCAATTTGTTATTTCGGTCAGTTCTGCCGAATTATGAACATCGATAAAGGTCGTTAAAATGGCTGTCGTTTGGTAAGGATTTGTATAGGAAATTGAAACTTTTAACGGATGATATTTTTTGAACTGGGCAATCGCATTCGGACCAAGTTCCAGGACAAGGTTAATTTCTTCCTCCTGCTTACGTAGTTTTTCTAAAATCCTTTTCCTACTTAATTTATTTTTCATCATGTAGGGTTCGACTTTATTGAGATTGTCGACATGAAAAACCCGCCTTTTTTCATCCTTTAAGTCAAAGCCTTCAATCAACCAAAGGCTTTTTTCACGATAAAGGTGCAAAAGATAAATTGGATAAGACTGTATTATCTTCCCTTCTTCGATGGTAATCAATAAATAGCTATCCAATAGGAGAATTTGGATAAGCCTTTCTAACATCGGCTGGGGTAGATCTGACAGATCTAATAGGTCGGGATTATTCGGATTGGTCCCTTCAAAAAGCAAGATTTGATTTAAGAGAACAAGGTCATCTTGTTGGTTTTCTGAGATAAGGCCAAGTAATTTTTCAGCTAAAGATTGACGGCTTTTTAGATAAGGGAGTTGTTGGTTTCTTGTAGCCATAAAAGCAATAAAAAGTGCTTTAATCTCATTATCGGTAAAGCGAACAGTAGGCAGGACAGAGTTATTCATAACAAAATAACCACCATCCCTGCCAACTTCAGCAACAAGTGGCATCCCCATAGCTTCAATTTCTCTAATATCTCTAATAGCTGTCGAACGAGAGATGCTAAATTCCCGCATGATTTCAGTAATGGTAAAGTGGGAGCGGTTGTTGATATACCGCATAATGGTATTAATCCGTTCAACTTTTTTCATAAGGTCTCCTAAACAGTGTCACTTTTTGACATGATTTAAGGTTATCATATACTTAGCAAATGAAGAACACAAGTCGTTTGACTAATAAAAAAAAGGATGGTTTTGAACATGGCAAATTACACTTTAGAACAAAAAGACAGTTTTACCGTTTTAGGAATTGGAACAGAGCTTAAGAGCCATTACACAGATTTTGCGGGCATAAACAAAGAAAAATCGGACTTTTGGAAAGCTGTCAGCGAAGATGGAAGGCTTGATACTTTAAAATCCATTGCCACAAATGATTACATTTTTGCCGTGAACGAAGCGGTGAATAACAAGATGATGTATTATGCTGGTGTGATGACAGAGGAGAATGTACCAGAGGAGTCCAGACTTATTCAATTTCCAAAAGGGGAATACCTTGTTGTAAAGGGAGAAGGAAAGACAGGCGAAGAATTGAGTAATACGCTTACAGGCATTGCCTTCGGGCAGGCCTTACCAGAAGCAAAGGATGTTGCCTACGTTGGCGGGCCAAATACAACGGTTGAGATGGGGCAACGAAACGGCTTAGTCTTTGGTGAAATGTGGATTCCTGTTGTAAGGAAATAATTAGTGAAAAAAGGAGAGTTTTAATTGTCCTATATCGTTGATTTTAAAAATGTATCTACAGTTGGTTTAGAGTCTTCACCAGTAGCAGAAGCACTTGCAGGTTTACGCGCTAATGAAGCACGTTATTTTATGAACAAATATAAGCATGAATTTACCGTTGTACCCGCTAGCGAAAGTCAGGAGACCCTGGATTATGCGAACCGAATTTTGAAAGAAGAACGCGATATTGAGTTTGCGGCCAAACCTTTAGAAACGTCACGTTTTCAAGTGGAAAACATTAAATTTGCCTACGTCTTTTATGAAGATGGCCTTAGCATCAACGTTATGTACACGGTTGATGACCCTAAGAAGCGTGCTGTAGGTTTTAAGCTTTCTGAAGGCATGGAGGTACCAAAGGAGTTAGAAGGTAAGTTTAAGTTTGCTAGGCAGAAGTCTAAGTTAGCTGGAACCATTCGGGGCTCGTTTTTTGTTATTAAAGGAGAATATTAAAGAGACAAAACAGCACCTCTCAAATTAGAGGGTGCTGTTATTTTTTCAAAAAAACTTATTTACTCTTGATACGGTTCACACCAAACCAATCTATGATTGAATTATTTTGTTTGAGTCGACTTGTAAGTCCTTTTTTTCTCTATTTTTCTTATACAAATAAGTAAATAATCTAATATATTGTCCGACAAGTAATGCATTTAAGACAGTACCTTCTCGAATAAACATAATCTTACCAGCTAAAATTAGACCGAAGATTAATGCTAAAGCAAGTAACGTCAAGTCAAAA encodes:
- a CDS encoding cytosine deaminase, which produces MIIKNAKLRGKDGLWHLLIEDCKFNKVTQTLGDIEGKEVIDVNGSLVLPPFIEPHIHLDTTLTAGEPEWNKSGTLFEGIQRWAQRKESLTSEDVKTRAKHALKWQMAQGIQHVRTHVDVTDPELTALKAMLEVKEELASFVDIQLVAFPQEGILSYPNGVELLEESLKMGADVVGGIPHFEFTREYGVDSLKIAFDLAEKYNRLVDIHCDEIDDEQSRFVEVVAKEAYERGIGTRTTASHTTAMGSYNDAYTYKLFRLLKLSSINFVSNPLVNIHLQGRFDTYPKRRGLTRVKELQEAGLNICFGHDDIFDPWYPLGTGNMLQVLHMGIHASQLMGYEQIVNSIDLITKNSAKTLQIEENYGIEEGKPANFIVLSAENEYEAIRKQAVVTYSFRNGKVIAKTKPSEATITLDHVEEKVNFNR
- the codB gene encoding cytosine permease — translated: MSNVDKEFSFQAVPQTNRNGFWKILAVMLSFTFFSASMWSGGTLGSGLTLVQFIWIVLTGNFILGLYTGALAYIAAKTGLSTHLLTKYAFGDKGSYLSSFLLATTQVGWFGVGLAMFAVPVEKATGINVYVLIAILGLMMTASAIFGIKALTVLGFVAVPAIAIFGSYSMFDAAGTIGGLKGLLDYEPTQTMGLAAALTVCIGSFISGGTLTPDFARFAKTSRSAVTAIVIAFFLGNTLMFLFGAIGAIAFGKSDVSDVMFLQGLIVPAIIVLGLNIWTTNDSALYASGLGFANITKISKHKVVVFNGIVGTIAAMWLYNNFVGFLTILGSTLPSIGAIILADYFILKRGKYEPFETMRFKAVNWVSIFAWVGGVAIAKFVPGIPPINALLGSAIIYVVVMKCLPQKKEEMSKINDKGGVIGDY
- a CDS encoding helix-turn-helix domain-containing protein; the encoded protein is MGPKELGKRIKQMRTKKKLTQAALAELVGITKSHISKIENGVATPSLVTLSSIAETLDSPMSWFVIQEEHEGLSIVRKSDRKENVAKNEIGYDYELLANKSFMSNINPTIVTVLQGAEEVEPYLHNNDEFIYVLTGAIKLIYDGVIYNLVEGDSAYFSGRKPHIFISNSQEVSKVLTIYVEE
- a CDS encoding hydroxymethylglutaryl-CoA reductase, degradative, with the protein product MVISRVKGFYQLSVDERVDLITKGIDLTEDEINVLSNGMTLDLADAMVENVIGQIGIPLGVAANFKVNGKDVFIPMATEEPSVIAAASNAARAAYDLGGIHTATSGTIMRGQIQVLDICDPYAARARIFENKEEIIEQCNLKDPTLVSLGGGVKDIEVHLVNTVKETMLVIHLIVDTKDAMGANAVNTMAESVSPLIEKITGGRVVLRIITNLADKRVVRARGVFSSEMLGGEEIVKNIVSAFEFADADPYRAATHNKGVMNGITSVVLATGNDTRAVEAGAHAYASRTGRYRSLTTWELNNEGNLVGTLEVPMAVGIIGGATKTGLLSRK
- a CDS encoding IS3 family transposase — translated: MCKVLEVSTSGYYKWLRVQNNPLSKKEYYRLEIQQKISRSFHESYGTYGSPRVHDDLMEWGYSISQKTVARMMKEMGLRATPIEKYVVTTDSNHDLTIYLTYLTDNLM
- a CDS encoding transposase translates to MGKHHSQEYKEYVSKLVVEEGRKATEVAYELEIPYKTLIIWVKAYREKLNSKKPDYITPKELEDLKKQHEREIEQLREENEILKKAMHIFTKSQK
- a CDS encoding cadherin-like beta sandwich domain-containing protein; its protein translation is MVNSRKLKILLTASVIGLGSVSYIPYSFAESVTAIQTAQKSNLLSELEISGLKLDQAFSSDVKVYSATVENKVQEINLLLKSNTSSAQITVNGKNVGNGTSETYSLKTGENLFLITVNNGTNESSTYKLTITREQNGDNSLKHIELSDGVLSPRFSPSTTTYNIEGLNNEERIKIIPTAMKKTSTIKINNKSVTKNGMTVNVPVGESTIRITVTAENGESKTYNFHVKRLKSNDKSPGKSPGKSTPGTTISTKPSIGPTTSTNRNTNIQQNNQKGGQAVTVQKTTAGTPQQLPSTTEQKTSKAMLSSLTVSTGTWDSTFVKDEFTYHIAVDKETKNVTISPVAVHSSSTIKIEGETKKTIQLDEGNKTVISVVVQYDDDDRKTYVLVFDR
- the yeiL gene encoding transcriptional regulator YeiL, which encodes MEVYKGEKKRLYLENNSIAHLFSFQIEEYLEVHEYRRDEWIIKEGMRPDFLFYVMEGKAKIYVTHQNGKVSLINMINTHDYIGEMELLNDVYYTKGIQASTKTICFALPFHRYRTQLLEDAKFLRELTKFLSAKATLMAAKYSQSLAFPLENRLADFILQTADEGIYKEKHVTVCDYLGVSYRHLLHVLTQFCEKNYLKKDGRNYQILQYHSLYELAEMLRNN
- a CDS encoding helix-turn-helix transcriptional regulator, with amino-acid sequence MKKVERINTIMRYINNRSHFTITEIMREFSISRSTAIRDIREIEAMGMPLVAEVGRDGGYFVMNNSVLPTVRFTDNEIKALFIAFMATRNQQLPYLKSRQSLAEKLLGLISENQQDDLVLLNQILLFEGTNPNNPDLLDLSDLPQPMLERLIQILLLDSYLLITIEEGKIIQSYPIYLLHLYREKSLWLIEGFDLKDEKRRVFHVDNLNKVEPYMMKNKLSRKRILEKLRKQEEEINLVLELGPNAIAQFKKYHPLKVSISYTNPYQTTAILTTFIDVHNSAELTEITNWLLFLGEDIKVKELPPEVLEVLQKRLSLFFP
- a CDS encoding GyrI-like domain-containing protein, with product MANYTLEQKDSFTVLGIGTELKSHYTDFAGINKEKSDFWKAVSEDGRLDTLKSIATNDYIFAVNEAVNNKMMYYAGVMTEENVPEESRLIQFPKGEYLVVKGEGKTGEELSNTLTGIAFGQALPEAKDVAYVGGPNTTVEMGQRNGLVFGEMWIPVVRK
- a CDS encoding phage tail protein — encoded protein: MSYIVDFKNVSTVGLESSPVAEALAGLRANEARYFMNKYKHEFTVVPASESQETLDYANRILKEERDIEFAAKPLETSRFQVENIKFAYVFYEDGLSINVMYTVDDPKKRAVGFKLSEGMEVPKELEGKFKFARQKSKLAGTIRGSFFVIKGEY